The following proteins are encoded in a genomic region of Syntrophales bacterium:
- a CDS encoding ABC transporter ATP-binding protein: MSDEIILAVQGISKTFGGLKALVDVGFEIKRGEVYGIIGPNGSGKTTLINCITGFIKPDAGRVSFKGKNITGWAPHKIAHIGISRTFQIMRPYYSLPAYKNLIIPLWSPRAKTVGGWRGGGKHGDRDTVAIDILEEIGFERDSRVPYKIASTLPTGYQKRLELARCIAMRPEIIFCDEVFSGLSMSEIAGMLPLIEKMKEEGITLIMVEHRLRELFRVADRVMALNFGEKIAEGESSVVIENKKVKEAYLGKEEV, translated from the coding sequence ATGAGCGACGAAATAATCCTCGCTGTTCAGGGCATAAGCAAGACCTTCGGCGGTCTCAAGGCGCTCGTGGATGTGGGCTTTGAGATTAAACGGGGTGAGGTTTACGGCATTATCGGGCCGAACGGTTCGGGAAAAACCACGCTGATCAACTGCATCACCGGCTTTATTAAACCCGATGCCGGGCGCGTATCGTTCAAGGGGAAAAATATTACCGGGTGGGCGCCCCACAAGATCGCCCATATCGGCATCAGCCGGACGTTTCAGATCATGCGGCCCTATTACAGCCTCCCAGCCTACAAAAACCTGATCATTCCCCTATGGTCGCCCCGGGCAAAGACCGTGGGCGGATGGCGGGGCGGCGGCAAGCATGGCGACCGGGATACAGTGGCGATAGATATCCTCGAAGAAATCGGTTTCGAGAGGGATTCGCGGGTTCCTTACAAAATCGCCTCCACGCTGCCAACCGGATATCAAAAGCGGCTGGAATTGGCGCGGTGCATTGCGATGCGGCCGGAGATCATTTTTTGCGATGAGGTATTTTCCGGATTGAGCATGAGCGAAATCGCCGGCATGCTTCCCCTGATCGAAAAGATGAAGGAAGAAGGGATTACCCTGATCATGGTTGAGCACCGGCTCCGGGAGTTGTTCCGGGTGGCCGACCGGGTCATGGCCCTGAACTTCGGGGAAAAGATTGCGGAAGGTGAATCGAGCGTTGTTATCGAAAACAAGAAGGTGAAAGAAGCCTATCTTGGCAAAGAAGAGGTATAG